One stretch of Legionella birminghamensis DNA includes these proteins:
- a CDS encoding CusA/CzcA family heavy metal efflux RND transporter: MLEKIIRLSLNHRWFVLLFTLIIAVLGVYNFQRLPIDAVPDITNVQVQINTQASGYSPYEVEQRITFPIELAMSGLPNLDYTRSLSRYGLSQVTVVFKEGTNIYFARQLINERLQEVKDKLPPEAETALGPISTGLGEIFMYTVTNKPDVPEARQHTPTELRSIQDWIIKPQLRNVEGVAEVNTIGGYEKQFHVTPDPMKLVRYRLSLSDLVDALERNNANVGAGYIETNGEQNLIRVPGQVQTISDIENIVIASFEGTPVRIRDVADVAVGKELRTGAATENTEEVVLGTVFMLMGENSRTVSERVAAKMAEINKSLPEGVQAVTVYNRTLLVNATIDTVRNNLLEGALLVCVILFLFLGNIRAALITAMVIPLSMLLTITGMVSNRISANLMSLGALDFGLIVDGAVIIVENCMKHLGEQQQALDRILTLEERLKVIADATAEVIRPSIFGVLIITVVYLPILTLTGVEGKMFLPMAETVIIALMGSMFFALTFIPAAVAIFLRGRIQEKENWLVQHLSKVYARALNYCFKSRKKVVGAAAGLVLISLLIAFHLGGEFIPSLDEGDIAMHAMRIPGTSLTQAIIMQNLVEKRIRQFPEVKTVFSKLGTAEIATDPMPPSVADTFIMLKPRKDWPNPKKSKSSLVQEMEDALKKIPGNNYEFTQPIQMRFNELISGVRSDVAVKIFGDDMKTLLKTGELISAQLKQVPGAADVKVEQVSGLPLLTVDINRDALARYGLQVGAVQDAIVIAAGGKKGGEFFEGDRRFDIVVRLPETLRSDPKVLRQIFIPLPLAKDNERHFIPLSEVASIRRIEGPNQISRESGKRRVVVTANVRDRDLSSFVNEARERIEKNVKIPSGYWISWGGQFEQLQSASKRLELVVPVTLLGIFLLLFMSFGRISDALLVFTGIPLALTGGVFALWLRGIPLSISAGVGFIALSGVAVLNGLVMITFINKLREQRKFDLTNAILQGSLARLRPVLMTALVASLGFVPMALATGTGAEVQRPLATVVIGGIISSTFLTLLVLPGLYYLFHARQK, from the coding sequence ATGCTTGAAAAAATTATTCGCCTTTCACTAAACCATCGATGGTTTGTCTTATTATTTACGCTCATCATTGCGGTTCTTGGTGTTTATAACTTTCAGCGCCTTCCAATCGATGCAGTGCCTGATATCACCAATGTACAGGTTCAGATTAATACCCAGGCTTCAGGCTATTCACCCTATGAGGTAGAGCAGCGTATTACTTTTCCGATTGAATTGGCAATGAGCGGTTTGCCTAATCTCGATTATACCCGCTCATTATCCCGTTATGGTTTATCGCAGGTTACCGTTGTGTTCAAAGAGGGAACCAATATTTATTTTGCACGGCAACTGATTAATGAACGTTTACAGGAAGTTAAAGATAAATTACCGCCTGAGGCGGAGACGGCTCTTGGGCCTATTTCGACGGGGCTGGGCGAAATATTTATGTATACTGTCACCAATAAACCGGATGTTCCTGAAGCCCGGCAGCATACGCCTACAGAGCTTCGCAGTATTCAGGACTGGATTATCAAGCCGCAGCTGCGCAATGTGGAAGGCGTTGCCGAGGTGAATACCATCGGCGGGTATGAAAAACAATTCCACGTCACCCCCGATCCAATGAAGCTGGTGCGCTATCGTCTGAGTTTAAGCGATTTGGTGGACGCTTTAGAGCGTAATAATGCAAATGTTGGCGCAGGTTATATTGAAACCAATGGGGAGCAAAATTTAATTCGCGTTCCAGGTCAGGTGCAGACTATCAGCGATATAGAAAATATAGTCATTGCCAGTTTTGAAGGAACACCTGTACGCATCCGCGATGTCGCCGATGTTGCGGTAGGGAAAGAGCTGCGTACCGGTGCTGCGACAGAAAACACCGAGGAAGTTGTTTTAGGCACAGTTTTTATGCTAATGGGTGAAAATAGCCGTACCGTCTCAGAGCGTGTAGCCGCCAAAATGGCAGAAATTAATAAATCACTGCCTGAAGGTGTTCAGGCCGTTACGGTTTACAATCGAACCTTACTAGTCAATGCCACCATCGATACTGTGAGGAATAATCTTCTGGAAGGCGCTTTGCTGGTGTGCGTCATCCTGTTTTTATTTTTGGGAAATATACGGGCCGCCCTTATCACCGCCATGGTTATTCCTTTATCAATGCTGCTTACTATTACGGGCATGGTCAGCAACCGCATCAGTGCTAATTTAATGAGCCTTGGGGCGCTGGATTTTGGTTTGATTGTCGATGGTGCTGTTATTATCGTAGAAAACTGCATGAAACATTTGGGTGAGCAGCAACAGGCCCTAGACCGTATCCTGACGCTTGAAGAGCGTTTGAAAGTGATTGCCGACGCCACGGCTGAAGTCATCAGGCCGAGTATCTTTGGGGTTTTGATTATAACCGTTGTTTATCTTCCCATTCTAACTCTGACTGGTGTTGAAGGGAAAATGTTCTTGCCGATGGCAGAAACAGTCATTATTGCGTTAATGGGATCGATGTTCTTTGCTTTAACCTTTATTCCTGCTGCTGTGGCCATTTTTCTGCGTGGCCGTATTCAGGAAAAAGAAAACTGGCTGGTACAGCATCTTTCCAAGGTCTATGCCAGGGCGCTTAATTATTGTTTTAAGTCGCGCAAAAAAGTAGTTGGCGCAGCCGCAGGCTTAGTGCTTATCAGTCTTTTGATTGCTTTTCATTTAGGTGGAGAATTCATCCCAAGCCTTGATGAGGGCGATATCGCCATGCATGCCATGCGGATTCCGGGTACCAGCCTGACCCAGGCAATCATTATGCAGAATCTGGTTGAAAAACGAATCAGGCAGTTTCCAGAGGTAAAAACCGTATTTTCCAAACTGGGTACAGCAGAAATAGCAACCGACCCAATGCCGCCCAGTGTAGCGGATACATTTATCATGTTAAAACCGCGTAAGGACTGGCCAAATCCTAAAAAAAGTAAATCATCACTGGTGCAGGAAATGGAAGATGCACTGAAAAAAATACCGGGAAACAATTATGAATTTACGCAACCTATTCAGATGCGTTTTAACGAGCTGATTTCTGGAGTGCGCAGTGATGTTGCCGTGAAAATCTTTGGGGATGACATGAAAACCCTGTTAAAGACGGGAGAGTTAATCAGTGCCCAACTTAAACAGGTGCCTGGCGCTGCTGATGTTAAGGTCGAGCAGGTAAGCGGCCTGCCCTTGTTAACTGTCGATATTAACCGGGATGCATTGGCCCGTTATGGTTTGCAGGTTGGCGCGGTGCAGGATGCGATTGTTATTGCTGCAGGCGGGAAAAAAGGCGGGGAGTTTTTTGAAGGGGACAGACGTTTTGACATTGTTGTGCGCTTACCCGAAACGTTGCGTTCAGATCCCAAAGTGCTGCGGCAGATATTTATCCCTTTGCCGCTTGCCAAAGACAATGAACGTCATTTTATTCCTTTAAGCGAAGTGGCTTCGATAAGACGGATCGAAGGGCCTAATCAGATTAGCCGTGAAAGTGGAAAGCGCCGCGTGGTGGTTACTGCCAATGTCAGGGATCGGGATTTAAGCTCCTTTGTCAATGAAGCCCGGGAGCGTATTGAGAAAAATGTAAAAATACCGAGCGGTTACTGGATTAGCTGGGGAGGGCAGTTTGAGCAGTTACAATCCGCATCAAAGCGGCTCGAACTAGTAGTACCTGTCACTTTGCTGGGCATTTTTCTATTGCTTTTTATGAGTTTTGGCAGGATAAGCGACGCATTACTGGTGTTTACAGGGATCCCGCTGGCTTTGACAGGAGGGGTTTTTGCCTTATGGCTGCGCGGTATTCCCTTATCAATTTCAGCAGGAGTGGGCTTCATTGCCCTATCCGGAGTGGCGGTTCTCAATGGCCTGGTAATGATTACATTTATTAACAAATTGCGGGAGCAAAGAAAGTTTGACCTGACCAATGCCATCTTGCAAGGCTCCCTGGCACGGCTCCGACCGGTATTAATGACTGCCCTTGTCGCTTCCCTGGGTTTCGTGCCCATGGCACTGGCCACTGGAACAGGCGCCGAAGTACAAAGACCGCTGGCGACTGTGGTGATTGGCGGCATTATTTCATCCACTTTCCTGACCTTGCTGGTATTACCGGGTTTATACTACCTGTTTCATGCGAGACAGAAGTAA
- a CDS encoding UDP-N-acetylmuramyl peptide synthase: MTKKVSTILPNTERFYLSAQALHLPVKLLDEIDGFEIVLGKQHYYFSYNELPFNNSCSARIAVNKFYTNKLLENAGIPVPKAAYLNITDFEENLLDERIADLKFPLVIKPLTGSLGMGVLCNIQSPEELNYHLKQILSIHQHLLIEEFHANLKSYRVLVFNRKVIGVILCHPAHVVGNGRHNLKELIDLANISREALDDPGIGPILVDEECKIRLKELKLTLDYIPANGERVVLAYTSNGSRGGSYESLGKQICRENRQLMIQVATQLNLNLTGIDIECEDINRPIRKTRGVILEVNHRPDVRIHEQPSNQYPLPVSRKILRSFIYRHPLAYLYALFSKQSANVYLRVLLASSLIILFFWFIRS; this comes from the coding sequence TTGACAAAGAAGGTGAGCACTATTCTTCCCAACACAGAGCGTTTCTACCTTAGCGCTCAGGCTTTACACCTGCCTGTAAAATTGCTGGATGAAATTGATGGTTTTGAAATAGTATTGGGAAAACAGCACTACTATTTTTCCTATAATGAGCTCCCTTTTAACAACAGCTGCAGTGCAAGGATCGCCGTAAATAAATTTTACACCAATAAGTTACTGGAAAATGCCGGGATCCCCGTCCCTAAAGCTGCTTATTTAAATATCACAGATTTTGAAGAGAACCTGCTTGATGAGCGTATCGCTGATTTAAAATTTCCTCTGGTCATAAAACCCCTCACTGGCTCGCTGGGCATGGGCGTACTCTGTAATATCCAATCCCCTGAAGAATTAAACTATCACCTGAAACAAATTCTCAGCATCCATCAACATCTGCTGATTGAAGAATTTCATGCGAATTTAAAATCCTATCGTGTACTGGTTTTTAATAGAAAAGTCATTGGGGTGATTTTATGCCATCCTGCCCATGTGGTAGGCAATGGCCGCCATAATTTGAAAGAATTGATTGATTTAGCCAACATTAGCCGTGAAGCTTTGGATGACCCGGGTATAGGGCCAATCCTTGTCGATGAAGAATGTAAAATCCGGCTCAAAGAGCTTAAGCTTACGCTGGATTATATTCCGGCAAACGGTGAACGGGTTGTCCTGGCCTATACTTCTAATGGCAGCAGAGGAGGAAGTTATGAATCCCTGGGTAAGCAAATTTGCCGGGAAAACCGCCAGCTTATGATTCAGGTTGCTACACAACTCAATCTAAACCTGACAGGGATCGATATTGAATGCGAGGATATCAATAGGCCAATAAGAAAAACACGGGGGGTAATTTTGGAAGTCAACCACCGCCCTGATGTGCGCATTCATGAACAGCCATCCAACCAATATCCGCTTCCGGTGTCCAGAAAAATTTTGCGCTCCTTTATCTACCGCCACCCCCTCGCTTATTTATATGCTTTATTTTCTAAACAGTCTGCTAACGTTTACCTTCGCGTCCTTCTTGCAAGCAGCTTGATAATCCTGTTCTTTTGGTTCATCCGATCCTGA